Proteins encoded in a region of the Agromyces protaetiae genome:
- a CDS encoding LGFP repeat-containing protein — MSRPTACTPHPARRAPRVVSWDDFQAALRYGGGGDLIAAVPAIAAKHAEHPRLGAPVGPHAELPRGTGYFREYERGTIVWTARHGATCLHGMVRDIWVLLGGWGGRLGLPIADVETPKGSDVAGADFEGGRVAWSAAGGPLVSYA, encoded by the coding sequence ATGTCACGCCCCACCGCTTGCACCCCGCACCCGGCCCGTCGCGCCCCGCGCGTGGTCAGCTGGGACGACTTCCAAGCGGCGCTCCGATACGGCGGAGGCGGCGACCTGATCGCCGCCGTCCCCGCGATCGCCGCGAAGCACGCGGAGCACCCGCGCCTGGGAGCGCCGGTCGGCCCGCACGCGGAGCTCCCGCGCGGCACCGGCTACTTCCGCGAGTACGAGCGCGGCACCATCGTCTGGACCGCGCGCCACGGCGCCACCTGCCTGCACGGCATGGTGCGCGACATCTGGGTGCTGCTCGGCGGTTGGGGCGGCCGGCTCGGCCTGCCGATCGCCGACGTCGAGACGCCGAAGGGCTCCGACGTCGCGGGCGCCGACTTCGAGGGCGGCCGCGTCGCCTGGTCCGCGGCCGGCGGTCCGCTCGTCAGCTACGCCTGA
- a CDS encoding AEC family transporter — MIDILTGFSVIVLAVLVGWVAARTGVLPAEARPVLAKLNFAVLTPFLLFSVLSTADVATLFSALLPVSAIVGAGVALIFAAVSLFVWRRGVAHTVIGSLASSYVNGNNFGIPIAAYMLGDAALAGPVVLLQLVLFNPLGLTILGITVEGRTSFAAIVRGTLLNPIIVASALGVLVAVSGFELPPIVSEPVATIGHAAIPLMLIAFGMSLHGKRLLAPGTDRRDVLLASTLQLAVMPVAAWALGAFVFGLEGHQLYAVTVLAALPTAQNIFVFAQRYSTAETLARDTVFLTTAGSLPVLFIVALLLGG, encoded by the coding sequence GTGATCGACATCCTCACGGGGTTCTCCGTCATCGTCCTGGCCGTGCTCGTCGGCTGGGTCGCGGCCCGCACCGGCGTGCTTCCGGCCGAGGCGAGACCCGTGCTCGCCAAGCTGAACTTCGCCGTGCTCACGCCGTTCCTGTTGTTCTCGGTGCTGTCGACGGCCGACGTCGCGACCCTATTCTCGGCGCTGCTTCCCGTCTCCGCGATCGTGGGGGCCGGGGTGGCGCTGATCTTCGCGGCCGTCTCGCTGTTCGTCTGGCGGCGTGGCGTCGCACACACCGTGATCGGGTCGCTGGCCTCGTCGTACGTGAACGGGAACAACTTCGGCATCCCGATCGCCGCGTACATGCTGGGCGACGCAGCGCTCGCCGGCCCGGTGGTGCTGCTGCAGCTCGTGCTGTTCAATCCGCTCGGCCTCACGATCCTCGGCATCACGGTCGAGGGCCGCACATCGTTCGCCGCCATCGTGCGCGGCACACTGCTGAATCCGATCATCGTGGCCTCCGCGCTCGGCGTGCTCGTCGCGGTGAGCGGATTCGAGCTGCCCCCGATCGTGTCCGAACCCGTCGCGACCATCGGGCACGCGGCCATCCCGCTCATGCTCATCGCCTTCGGGATGTCGCTGCACGGCAAGCGGCTGCTCGCGCCCGGCACCGACCGACGCGACGTGCTGCTCGCGTCCACGCTGCAGCTCGCGGTGATGCCGGTCGCCGCGTGGGCGCTCGGCGCGTTCGTGTTCGGGCTCGAGGGGCATCAGCTGTACGCGGTCACGGTGCTCGCCGCGCTTCCCACGGCCCAGAACATCTTCGTGTTCGCGCAGCGGTATTCCACGGCGGAGACCCTCGCGCGCGACACGGTCTTCCTCACGACCGCGGGTTCCCTGCCGGTGCTCTTCATCGTGGCGCTGCTGCTCGGCGGGTGA